In Elephas maximus indicus isolate mEleMax1 chromosome 7, mEleMax1 primary haplotype, whole genome shotgun sequence, the following proteins share a genomic window:
- the C7H11orf24 gene encoding uncharacterized protein C11orf24 homolog codes for MWTVLLLVWVFCSSFSESQVASHSSGYSFPKKTQSHSVQDSPAGESAARAENKTSERITVVIPSPVTLTKGTLVTDTNSTEVTTETTNRTEAGMTAATAGRTNRTSPRAPTGPALSVPTSASQTSSTAATRHPPLSTPPAHAPGGGTLPGTVATTAAPGAETVATTRPSTGSPVSRHSPSGPTTGNSTANVTSATSAQAPSTSAQSPTSQTSPGWPVVNMTSGSTPTLSATTPKPTTVPSVASVSTATTATTKAQTQEPPASTAPVPHTSPTPTAKAPSSTTQMKPDLTPSTQGTTGPVVTQTPASAGTEAAPGTAPAGPTTLSSSGDTKVPATEACPLSTQGQYLVVTTEPLALSLVNKSFLLAVLLLGVTLFITVLVLFALQAYESYKKKDYTQVDYLINGMYADSEM; via the exons ATGTGGACAGTCCTTCTGCTCGTATGGGTTTTCTGCTCGTCCTTCTCTGAAAGCCAAGTGGCATCGCATTCTTCAG GTTACTCATTCCCTAAGAAGACGCAGAGTCATTCAGTCCAGGACAGTCCAGCCGGGGAATCCGCAGCAAGGGCTGAGAATAAAACGTCTGAAAGAATAACCGTGGTGATACCTTCTCCTGTCACGTTAACCAAAGGGACTTTGGTGACTGACACCAACTCTACTGAAGTCACAACCGAAACAACGAACAGGACAGAGGCGGGTATGACAGCAGCCACTGCAGGCCGCACCAACCGCACGTCCCCCAGAGCCCCCACAGGGCCCGCATTGTCCGTCCCCACGTCTGCTTCACAGACTTCGTCCACAGCAGCCACCAGGCATCCACCTCTGAGCACACCCCCTGCACACGCGCCAGGGGGTGGCACGTTGCCAGGAACAGTAGCCACAACGGCAGCCCCGGGCGCTGAGACTGTGGCTACAACCAGGCCAAGTACAGGCAGTCCAGTTAGCAGGCACAGTCCTTCCGGGCCTACCACAGGTAACTCCACAGCCAACGTCACATCTGCCACAAGCGCCCAGGCTCCTAGCACATCTGCACAGAGTCCCACCTCCCAGACGTCACCAGGCTGGCCTGTGGTTAACATGACAAGTGGGTCCACACCCACCCTCTCGGCCACAACGCCCAAGCCCACCACCGTCCCCTCTGTGGCTTCAGTGTCCACCGCAACAACAGCCACAACCAAGGCACAAACACAGGAGCCACCTGCCAGCACAGCGCCAGTACCTCACACTAGCCCAACCCCCACGGCAAAGGCCCCGTCCTCCACAACACAGATGAAGCCAGACCTTACGCCATCGACCCAGGGGACCACGGGGCCAGTCGTGACCCAGACCCCTGCGTCGGCAGGGACGGAAGCTGCACCAGGTACTGCTCCTGCTGGGCCAACAACCCTCTCAAGCTCCGGAGACACCAAGGTGCCAGCCACAGAAGCGTGTCCGCTCAGCACCCAAGGCCAGTACCTGGTGGTCACCACCGAGCCCCTGGCCCTGTCCCTGGTGAACAAGAGCTTCCTCCTGGCGGTGCTCCTCCTTGGGGTGACCCTTTTCATCACCGTCCTGGTTTTGTTTGCCCTGCAAGCCTATGAGAGCTACAAGAAGAAGGACTACACGCAGGTGGACTATTTAATCAACGGAATGTACGCCGACTCAGAAATGTGA